A region of the Littorina saxatilis isolate snail1 linkage group LG12, US_GU_Lsax_2.0, whole genome shotgun sequence genome:
GAGGGTGGGTGCGCTAGTAGTGGCCGGGAGGGGGGTTAGAAGAAGACTGTCAGGAAAATTCTTAacggcacactcagcttcacgtaaaccatcagtttctggtcagacactgtcaggcttttacacacaggacAAACACCCtctcgtttaaacactcaccacttgagaacatcctaggtgctctccgtaaagagcgagcagttttcaaagaatttatttcgtgCAGTCAGAACGGATTTACAATGAGACAAATTGGAcacctcgttttggcgctagaactaacttttaaaatctgaataataaattgacagcttgttacacagacattcttaaatcataaaagaattcttttttcatcaagacaagatcagtacaaatcGAAATTTTGAAAGTGTTCAAAAAGGCAGCCCGGAAGCagatcacgcaaggtcgtgttttccaagcagacgaatgttctgcatatCGCTTGCTTTTTTGAAggcaaccgccgccgataagttcgtgtgactcgcagtcgtttgttgcattttagattcagaggtacacaataacgtgctattgcagatacagcgagtcgcattgaaatcacaaactgacgactaaattgtggaaaaaaagaaaagtggaTTACACGGGTGTACGATGGCTCatgggtaaaataaaccacgaaatatggtgtgtggtttacgcaagctaaatagtcATTCAAACTAattgtgtcatttaatgctagtaaatgctattgcaagtgtgttccataaggtaaGAACTGCTTTTtccgtgagaagatttaaatcgttctgtaaaccatttgaggcagactggggctttaaaggtccttgtctacatttttatacataAATAGAcgtcatttgaccattaaaatgctgagtctattccctacaaatatcaaaaatacACCCCCTTCGATCAAGAAGAACGAAGCAAGGGtatccgtttgaaaattcattgtagtattccagcatAGTAGAATATCCTTATTTGGGAAATGCCGAGGGCAAAACTCCTCTCGAATACCGTGCATTtcgttcgtttaaaaaaaatcgtggacagcgctccaatatccagtgtcaaactgttgctgtgaCTGTGTAGGCGTGACTGTCAGCATAgagacatgaatttgattggtcgatatttttaggcaaagcacatgttctcagcaaacagaacacaaaatattggaagtgtCTGAGACACTACCccaaaataaaaacttttttttacatataataatgtttttttctttaactgtTTTCTCTATGGAGCTTTCATCATCTGACTTAACTTTTTATCGAATTCTAACCATaagtttattgaaaaaaagcaaaaatgtagacgaccacctttaatgtACGTTGTCCTCTGCGACTCCCTTCCTTGTgtcaatacccccccccccccccccccctaccaaaATAACCACATTGAAAGTGTCTTGTTTCAAAGGGTCCTTTTCTTGAATTTCTTTGTGTTCGCATACGTCTACCAACAAACTTCTCATTTGATATTTAAAAATCTTGCAAAATTGAAAGACATGGTAAGTAAGTTTCTCTTACAATTATCTCAGAACAAAGAAGCCACCTTAATATTTTACTAGGCCAGATAGTCTTTGAGCACATCAAAGACATTTCGTTTTGCCGACAGTCGTCCTTTGAAGACAGACCATTCTTGCGTAAGATGTCATTCACAGAAAGACGTGTTGTGTTTGGCTGGCAGTAATACCAATGTGGTTCCTGGCAGCATTACTGTTCAGTCTCTGTAaatgtgtggttttgttttgtccgTGCTTTGTTCTGTTGATAAAATGATCAGGGCACGTTGCCCGACTTCCAACAAGCCAGCCTTCCAGTGATGTTTAAGACTTGCTTTGTATCTGTGCTGGGGAAGTATTTCCATCATTTATTCATGAGTACATGTGGCAGGTGAGTAGTAAGCCTCCCTGACACTGCCTTGCAAGAAATGGAATCGTGCAACTGTCCCACTAAATGaaacgcacacacgctcgcacacacacacacacaaacacacgctcgcacacacacacacccacacacacgcacacgcacacacacacacacacacacacacacgcacacacacacacacacacacacacacacactttaaagcTAATGATGGATTTACTGAAGTGTACCACTgaaatgaataaaaaaattatataaacaGAAAACTGAAAATTCGATCACCAGTCTAGCTATTTCTCTAAGTTATAATTGCATCATCATTGCATTGTTTCATCAACAGGAAATGTTTCTGAGGTAAGAAATGAAATGCAACAAGATCATATTCACTACTGCTCGTGCGCAGAGTGACACCTTGGCTCTGAAACTATACCCTTGTACCGAGTTGACCTCTACTGAGGGGCTACGAGCTACGCTCCAGACAGGGATGTTTTGTGTCGTACTCTTACCGCACGTGCTGAGGACAATTGCTGCCGCTCTCCAtcaaatgaccttgaccttatcaGGGGACAGGAGGGATCCACAGAAACACCGTTGAAACGGAAAGATAAAGGAAATCAATGCCGAAGTCAAGTGCAGCTTTCAGCAGTAAAGAAGTAATCCTCCTCTTTCGTCTTCGTGACTTGTCTTCAaagtgcgtctctctctctctctctctctctctctctctctctctctctctctctctctctctctctctctctctctctctctctctctgtctctctctctctgtatctctctctctgtctctctctctttctctctctctctctctctctgttctctctctctctctgcttgctTCAAATGTAAAGAGCAAAGAGTCCCactctcagtgtctctgtctgtctgtctgtctgtatgtccgcttattttgtcattgtgttgtttgtgtacTTTAAttatttgttcgtttgtttactTATTTGTCCTTTTGttctacttgtttatcatttattataATTGTGTATTAGATGTAAGGactggttgtaagaaaaggcgtggcCTTAAACCTCTGTCCTTGAACAATatagttccatcatcatcatcatcatcatcatcatcaccatcatcatcatcatcatcatcatcatcatcatcatcatcatcatcatcatcatcatcatcatcatcatcatcatcatcatcaccatcatcatccctCTAGCTGTACTGTGCTGTGCTGTAGCCTGACCATACACCGAAAGGCCGTGGGGTCAAAGGCATTTCTCTAGAAGAACACGGTGCCAAGACGACACTATGCGCGAATACAATATATACCAAGAAGACTTCGAATTCCAAACACTAAAAACTACAGACTTTAATTACATTCAACTGTGCCATAATTTTTTTCCAGTCCAAAACCTGactcaaatgtgtgtgtgtgctttgaatCCGGGGAAAGTCTCTTTGCATTCTCCATAAACCTCATGGTCATGTTTTTGATGATGCCTGCCGACAACAGTTGCTGTGCCCTCACAACATCATTGGCTTGTTTCACGCTTCCTCGTGTCAGTTGATGCGACCTTTACCACTAAGCCGAGGCTCTTACAAGTCTGGCTGGGGTCGAAAGAGAAGAAAGAACGCCGAAGCTAGGCCCAGCGAGAAGAAAAGAGTTTTATGAAAGCAGACATGAAGAGGAGGGAAACACAAGGTGTGGCTAATGATCTCTGCACACACAGTGTCTgacctgtctgaaaacacctccgcgtggaggggttttgctgctcggccagtgaagataaagaggaaaAACTGTCTCTGATCGCGCGGCaacaagcaggatgtctctgaactgcaCAGTGAAAATCACGACCCTCTGCGCACGTGCGGCACAGGAGCTTGGGGGTTGTTGCTAGTTGACAGACTGGTTGTTAGTTTTTGTTCAGTAAAAGTGATGGCtaaactttgttgttgttgttgttgttgttgttgttgttgttgttgttgttgttgttgttgttgttgttgttgttgttgttgttgtggcgttgttgttgttgttgttgttgttgttgtttgccttTAAATTAATAAAAGACACCTTCGATCCTTCCCGTTCAAACTAtcttctcaacaacaacaacaacaacaacaacaacaacaactattacaacaacaacagtaaccaccacaacaactattacaacaacaacaacaacaataaccacAACAATTattacaataacaacaacaacaacaactattacaacaacaaccacaacaacaaccacaacaacaactattacaacaaccacaacaacaactattacaaccacaacaacaaccacaacaactattacaacaacaccaacaacaacaacacctattacaacaacaacaaccacaacaacaacaacaccaataacaccaccaccaacaacaacaacaagactaATCTGTGCATTTGAACATATAGCCAACATTTACAGTCTGGTCGCTTCCTTTTACCATAATCATGTCAGTCTGTGAATATAACTATGCATCAAATTGTGCACACAAAGCAGCCAGGCGGTTGATGTGTATCACAGTTGAACTTTGCTTTTAACCCCTTTTAACGTACCAGCGTGGCATATTTCTGCCACAGTTTGCACAATCAAAACcagataacaatgaaaatgtaatccccagaagaaaaaaacacgttcAAGGAACAATAAAAAGTACCgacaagaaacaacaagaaatAACCTCATATTTTTAATACATCTGAGTCTGCATGGTCGTCTTACGAACCTTAACCCAAATGACAGTTCCTTTCCTGTAAAAGGATTCATTATTTTGCTCCAAGCTTCAATCATCTCACATACTCTTGTTGTGTCTGGTGTGAAGTGTTACGATAATCTCTGCAACGCCATTTTCTTATTATCTCATTACACAGCAACACTAACAAATCTTCAGACGACAAACAGCTCATTAAGCACATCTAAGTGTGTTAAGCTTAATGTCCCTGAGCTATTCATAAGTATTCACATCATAATCCAAATATCGAAAATGTCTTGAAAACAGACTGCATCTCTTCGACGCTATCCTTATGTGAACATCGTCAAACAACAACACTGATATCTAGACGTCTGCGGTTTCATGTTCCTGTGCTATGCATGCTTACAGCCGCTGGCATTACGCGCTACAACATCGTTACGCCACCTCCTGGCATTACGCGCTACAACATCGTTACGCCACCTCCTGGCATTACGCGCTACAACATCGTTACGCCACCTCCTGGCATTACGCGATACAACAACGTTACGCCACCTCCTGGCATTACGCGCTATAACATCGTTACGCCACCTCCTGGCATTACGCGCTATAACATCGTTACGCCACCTGGCATTACGCGCTACAACATCGTTACGCCACCTCCTGGCATTACGCGCTACAACATCGTTACGCCACCTCCTGGCATCTAGACGTCTGCGGTTTCATGTTCTTGTGCTTTGCATGCTTACAGCCGCTGGCATTACGCGCTACAACATCGTTACGCCACCTCCTGGCATTACGCGCTACAACATCGTCACGCCACCTCCTGGCATTACGCGCTACAACATCGTTACGCCACCTCCTGGCATTTCGCGCTACAACATCGTTACGCCACCTCCTGGCATTTCGCGCTACAACATCGTTACGCCACCTCCTGGCATTACGCGCTACAACATCGTTACGCCACCTCCTGGCATTACGCGCTACAACATCGTCACGCCACCTCCTGGCATTTCGCGCTACAACATCGTCACGCCACCTCCTGGCATTTCGCGCTACAACATCGTTACGCCACCTCCTGGCATTACGCGCTACAACATCGTTACGCCACCTCCTGGCATTTCGCGCTACAACATCGTTACGCCACCTCCTGGCATTTCGCGCTACAACATCGTTACGCCACCTCCTGGCATTACGCGCTACAACATCGTTACGCCACCTCCTGGCATTTCGCGCTACATCATCGTTACGCCACCTCCTGGCATTACGCGCTACAACATCGTTACGCCACCTCCTGGCATTTCGCGCTACAACATCGTTACGCCACCTCCTGGCATTTCGCGCTACAACATCGTTACGCCACCTCCTGGCATTTCGCGCTACAACATCGTTACGCCACCTCCTGGCATTTCGCGCTACAACATCGTTACGCCACCTCCTGGCATTTCGCGCTACAACATCGTTACGCCACCTCCTGGCATTTCGCGCTACAACATCGTTACGCCACCTCCTGGCATTACGCGCTACAACATCGTTACGCCACCTCCTGGCATTTCGCGCTACAACATCGTTACGCCACCTCCTGGCATTTCGCGCTACAACATCGTTACGCCACCTCCTGGCATTTCGCGCTACAACATCGTTACGCCACCTCCTGGCATTTCGCGCTACAACATCGTTACGCCACCTCCTGGCATTTCGCGCTACAACATCGTTACGCCACCTCCTGGCATTTCGCGCTACAACATCGTTACGCCACCTCCTGGCATTTCGCGCTACAACATCGTTACGCCACCTCCTGGCATTTCGCGCTACAACATCGTTACGCCACCTCCTGGCATTACGCGCTACAACATCGTTACGCCACCTCCTGGCATTACGCGCTACAACATCGTTACGCCACCTCCTGGCATTTCGCGCTACAACATCGTTACGCCACCTCCTGGCATTTCGCGCTACAACATCGTTACGCCACCTCCTGGCATTACGCGCTACAACATCGTTACGCCACCTCCTGGCATTTCGCGCTACAACATCGTTACGCCACCTCCTGGCATTTCGCGCTACAACATCGTTACGCCACCTCCTGGCATTACGCGCTACAACATCGTTACGCCACCTCCTGGCATTTCGCGCTACAACATCGTTACGCCACCTCCTGGCATTACGCGCTACAACATCGTTACGCCACCTCCTGGCATTTCGCGCTACAACATCGTTACGCCACCTCCTGGCATTTCGCGCTACAACATCGTTACGCCACCTCCTGGCATTTCGCGCTACAACATCGTTACGCCACCTCCTGGCATTTCGCGCTACAACATCGTTACGCCACCTCCTGGCATTTCGCGCTACAACATCGTTACGCCACCCCCTGGCATTTCGCGCTACAACATCGTTACGCCACCTCCTGACATTACGCGCTACAACATCGTTACGCCACCTCCTGGCATTTCGCGCTACAACATCGTTACGCCACCTCCTGGCATTTCGCGCTACAACATCGTTACGCCACCTCCTGGCATTTCGCGCTACAACATCGTTACGCCACCTCCTGGCATTTCGCGCTACAACATCGTTACGCCACCTCCTGGCATTTCGCGCTACAACATCGTTACGCCACCTCCTGGCATTTCGCGCTACACCATCGTTACGCCACCTCCTGGCATTTCGCGCTACAACATCGTTACGCCACCTCCTGGCATTTCGCGCTACAACATCGTTACGCCACCCCCTGGCATTTCGCGCTACAACATCGTTACGCCACCTCCTGGCATTTCGCGCTACAACATCGTTACGCCACCCCCTGGCATTTCGCGCTACAACATCGTTACGCCACCTCCTGGCATTACGCGCTACAACATCGTTACGCCACCTCCTGGCATTACGCGCTACAACATCGTTACGCCACCTCCTGGCATTTCGCGCTACAACATCGTTACGCCACCTCCTGGCATTTCGCGCTACAACATCGTTACGCCACCTCCTGGCCCGGCCAAGGGATCTAACTGTCTCCCTCTGATTGCAACAATCCCATAAGGCGTTGCGGCTTCCGTCAGGGTTATTGCCCCTGTTGATGCTACATCTGGGCCTTAGGCCATTGCAGTGGACGAGGGGAAAGAAACGCCATCTTCTTTCCTCGGCAATTATTTTGAGAATTGAATAGCAACTTTATCTCCCGCACCAGAATAGCGGAATGGATGTTTTATGGGCGCCGCTGACGCCTAGGCCCACCATCGGAATTCGATTAGGCTTGAATTTAAGCTTGATTGAAAATGGAGCGTTTGTGATTGTGCTCCTTGATTGCCTGCACGGCTGGACATTCTCGCACAAAAGGAGGGATGATTATTTTAAACATTATGAGCTCCAACATTTCATTTCAGGTGTCAGGTTTCAGTATGCTTGGGGCGATGAGTTCTTGATGTATTGACGTTAATGCACAATCAACGacagagaccggcacggttggcctagtggtcaggcgtccgccccgtgatcgggaggtcgtgggttcgaaccccggccgggtcatacctaagactttgaaattggcaatctagtggctgctccgcctggcgtctggcattatggggttagtgctaggactggttggtccggtgtcagaataatgtcacgggactgggtgagacatgaagcctgtgctgcgacttctgtcttgtgtgtggcgcacgttatatgtcaaagcagcaccgccctgatatggcccttcgtggtcggctgggcgttaagcaaacaaacaaacaaacaaaaatgcattCTGAACAGGAGATAATGTtcctgtttctgtttgttttatgtcATGCTATTTCAGTTGTAAACCGCAGGTTACGTGACAAGTTGATTGTTTTATCAGAATCCCTTGTGGCATGACCTGATCTGTGCCATATATCAATTGTAGTTCGAAATTAAGCGTTTGGGAAACGGCCGTGTTTTACTCTCTTCGTGGCAGTCAGatactcaacaacaacaaatgctaGGATCACTTTTCCAAAAGTTATAAGCATTTTAAGCCCATTTGCGCTCACACGCTTTTTTTCTCCAGTCAACACATATCAGCATTTAAAAGTCTGGTAAACAAAGCTGTTAATGAACTAAAAaatattaacacacacaaaaaaaccagcagcaacaacaaacacaaacctACACCAAAAAACACGTATTCAGCTTGACCAAGATAATTATaaacaatgtttaaaaacatgtaTCGACTATTGTAATGACGTAATCTTTTTTTAACCGCTTATAACGTCCATGTTCatccagagagagacaaacTTAGCATTCGTCATGATGATCGAGTTCAACTACATTAGTGTTCAATGTTACATCAACATCAAAACTCCAGAACCATGGTTGTcatcactttctttctttctttatttggtgtttaacgtcgttttcaaccattcaaggttatatcgcgacggtgtcATCACTTTCTTCCTGTGGGTTTCATATACTGACTAGAACAACATTGCAATTTGCGTaaacaaccccccaccccccaaaaaaaacaccacaaaaacacacacaaaaaaccatcACAAtcctcaaaacaaacacacacaataataataCTTTTTTATTTCTTAATGAAAGACTCTTTTAACTCactgtctcccaggtacggatatatccgttcccactcatatggctctatctgaccgggtacggatatatgcgctcagactgttagcttcagtcgctttctGTAACgccgatctaacgcctgcattccagcgtgttgatacacagttactacacagtaaCAACAATTCTGAGTGACTTGCTGCAGCACAGGTGGTCTCTGCTAAaacaaacttggtcaacatagatggGATAGAACTTTATAGACGACATTAAAAGCATGCGTATGACATGACCTCCCACAAACCGTTGCTCATCCCGTCGTCCCGTGGCGTCCGTCGTGCGCGAGCACAAGAAATAACTGACCTTGATGTTGTCATTTCAATTAGTCCACCACCAGCAATCGATCAGACAACATCCGCCTACACCCACACCTTGGGGATGTTTACGCTGGTTGTTAGCAGTCGCAGGTTAGCTTGTAATGAGTAAGGTGACACAGAGTTGGTGGACAGAATATGATGTGATGCTATTACGTCAATATCATTAACCACCGCTAGGTAGGCGCGTATAAACTGTACAGTGGAGAAGAGGATGGGCTGTGTTTTTATCCAGCAGTGTTGTGTGCGCGCGTTCGAGCGTACGTGAGTGATACGACAAGGTGGATGAACCCTGACTGTCTGAAAACATCATGATCAAACGAGATCATCTTCCCTTTATTCAGACGACGTAGAATCCCAACCCACGTGAAGACCATGCCTTGCTGAGTTTATCAAACGTGAAGACCATGCCTTAGTGATTTTATCAAACGTGAAGACCATGTCTTAGTGATTGTATTAAACTTGAAGACCATGTCTTTGTGATTGTAACAAACGTGAAGACCACATCTCAGTGATTGTAACAAACGTGAAGACAATGTCTTAGTGATTGTAACAAACGTGAAGACCATGTCTTAGTGATTGTAACAAACGTGAAGACCATATCTTAGTGATGTCTTAGTGATTGTAACGAACGTGAAGACCATGTCTTTGTGATTGTAACAAACGTGAAGACCACATCTCAGTGATTGTAACAAACGTGAAGACCACATCTCAGTGATTGTAACAAACGTGAAGACCATGTCTTAGTGATTGTAACGAACGTGAAGACCATGTCTTTGTGATTGTAACAAACGTGAAGACCACATCTCAGTGATTGTAACAAACGTGAAGACCATGTCTTAGTGATTGTAACACACGTGAAGACCATATCTTAGTGATGTCTTAGTGATTGTAACGAACGTGA
Encoded here:
- the LOC138982927 gene encoding mucin-2-like, which gives rise to MLTAAGITRYNIVTPPPGITRYNIVTPPPGITRYNIVTPPPGISRYNIVTPPPGISRYNIVTPPPGITRYNIVTPPPGITRYNIVTPPPGISRYNIVTPPPGISRYNIVTPPPGITRYNIVTPPPGISRYNIVTPPPGISRYNIVTPPPGITRYNIVTPPPGISRYIIVTPPPGITRYNIVTPPPGISRYNIVTPPPGISRYNIVTPPPGISRYNIVTPPPGISRYNIVTPPPGISRYNIVTPPPGISRYNIVTPPPGITRYNIVTPPPGISRYNIVTPPPGISRYNIVTPPPGISRYNIVTPPPGISRYNIVTPPPGISRYNIVTPPPGISRYNIVTPPPGISRYNIVTPPPGISRYNIVTPPPGITRYNIVTPPPGITRYNIVTPPPGISRYNIVTPPPGISRYNIVTPPPGITRYNIVTPPPGISRYNIVTPPPGISRYNIVTPPPGITRYNIVTPPPGISRYNIVTPPPGITRYNIVTPPPGISRYNIVTPPPGISRYNIVTPPPGISRYNIVTPPPGISRYNIVTPPPGISRYNIVTPPPGISRYNIVTPPPDITRYNIVTPPPGISRYNIVTPPPGISRYNIVTPPPGISRYNIVTPPPGISRYNIVTPPPGISRYNIVTPPPGISRYTIVTPPPGISRYNIVTPPPGISRYNIVTPPPGISRYNIVTPPPGISRYNIVTPPPGISRYNIVTPPPGITRYNIVTPPPGITRYNIVTPPPGISRYNIVTPPPGISRYNIVTPPPGPAKGSNCLPLIATIP